In the Micromonospora narathiwatensis genome, one interval contains:
- a CDS encoding SGNH/GDSL hydrolase family protein: MRLSLRAAVPLLAVLSFVLVAPPAHAAAPGYTALGDSYASGTGTREYYDNSGCQRSPHAYPVLDAARLGATLTFAACAGAKVPDVLNGQLGSLNASTRYVTVSVGGNDIGWSSVIVQCAKPWPYTCWGDIDKAEAYIRNTLPGQLDQLYTRIRAFAPNARVVVVGYPRLFNGVECNAIARISPGEQAELNATADLLATTIKARAEARGFGFVDARGPFTGHAVCDAVEWINGTSLPIGESYHPNRNGHLGYANIVEPALRA, encoded by the coding sequence ATGCGCCTTTCGCTCCGCGCCGCCGTACCCCTGCTGGCGGTGCTCTCGTTCGTGCTGGTCGCGCCACCCGCGCACGCCGCCGCACCCGGCTACACCGCGCTCGGCGACTCGTACGCCTCCGGCACCGGCACCCGCGAGTACTACGACAACAGCGGCTGCCAGCGTTCGCCGCACGCCTACCCCGTGCTCGACGCGGCCCGGCTCGGCGCCACGCTCACCTTCGCCGCCTGCGCGGGGGCGAAGGTGCCCGACGTCCTCAACGGCCAGCTGGGCAGTCTCAACGCCAGCACCCGCTACGTCACGGTCAGCGTCGGCGGCAACGACATCGGCTGGTCGTCGGTGATCGTGCAGTGCGCCAAGCCCTGGCCGTACACCTGCTGGGGTGACATCGACAAGGCCGAGGCGTACATCCGCAACACCCTTCCCGGCCAGCTCGACCAGCTCTACACCCGGATCCGCGCGTTCGCCCCGAACGCACGGGTGGTCGTGGTCGGCTACCCACGGCTGTTCAACGGCGTGGAGTGCAACGCCATCGCCCGCATCTCGCCCGGCGAGCAGGCCGAGCTGAACGCGACCGCCGACCTCCTGGCCACCACCATCAAGGCGCGGGCCGAGGCGCGGGGATTCGGTTTCGTGGACGCGCGCGGCCCGTTCACCGGCCACGCCGTCTGTGACGCCGTGGAGTGGATCAACGGCACGTCCCTGCCGATCGGCGAGTCGTACCACCCGAACCGGAACGGGCACCTCGGGTACGCGAACATCGTCGAGCCCGCGCTGCGCGCCTGA